A region from the Salvelinus sp. IW2-2015 unplaced genomic scaffold, ASM291031v2 Un_scaffold3661, whole genome shotgun sequence genome encodes:
- the LOC139025972 gene encoding zinc finger protein 180-like → MVLTMKFSHKMVLRNCSLINTRKRRAYRGSFGEPQQHHKADEAEKSPSRSEHLKKHQQRTTGKKSHRCSDCGKGCKSSSELKIHQRVHTGEKSNHCFYCGKNYLGSNSLKVHMRIHTGEKPYSCDQCGKSFTSSSHWIVHLRTHTGERSYSCNQCGKSFTQSSSLVSHQRTHTGEKSYSCDQCGKSFTTSSHRIVHQRTHTGEKPYSCDQCGKSFTTSSHRIVHQRTHTGEKPYSCTQCGKSFTHSSSMLSHQRKHTGDKSYSCNQCGKSFLTSSHLTIHQRTHTGEKPHSCYQCDKRYSDKRSLIKHQKIHT, encoded by the exons GAAAGAGACGTGCCTATCGTGGATCCtttggggagcctcaacaacatcataaagctgacgaggcagagaagagtccctccagatcagaacacctcaagaaacaccagcagagaaccacagggaagaaatctcaccgctgctctgactgtgggaaag GTTGCAAATCTTCATCAGAACTTAAAATACACCAGcgagtacacacaggagagaaatctaaCCACTGTTTTTACTGTGGGAAGAATTACTTAGGATCAAATTCACTAAAAGTACACATGagaattcacactggagagaaaccttatagctgtgatcaatgtgggaagagttttacttcATCAAGCCATTGGATTGTAcacctgagaacacacacaggagagagatcttatagctgtaatcaatgtgggaagagttttactcagtcaagcagcctggtatcacaccagagaacacacacaggagagaaatcttatagctgtgatcaatgtgggaagagttttacaaCATCTAGCCATAGGATTGTACATCAGAGAacgcacacaggagagaaaccttatagctgtgatcaatgtgggaagagttttacaaCATCTAGCCATCGGATTgtacatcagagaacacacacaggagagaaaccttatagctgtactcaatgtgggaagagttttactcactCAAGCAGCATGTTATCacaccagagaaaacacacaggagataaatcttatagctgtaatcaatgtgggaagagttttcttACATCTAGCCATctgactatacaccagagaacacacactggagagaaaccccATAGCTGTTATCaatgtgacaagagatactctgataaaagatctctgatcaaacatcagaaaatacatacatga